One genomic window of Rhizobium sp. Pop5 includes the following:
- a CDS encoding type II toxin-antitoxin system RelE/ParE family toxin, whose protein sequence is MAPRVLILPTALDNYRLAVRETARKWSSEQAKAYGRLLRVGFEGIPEAYARVKAKKEERVGNSLFRLHKIEHHYAVYIVVDDATFVIAAVLHERMDIPAQLQAIERLTHREYEALMGHSRPKS, encoded by the coding sequence GTGGCCCCTCGCGTGCTCATTCTGCCGACAGCACTTGATAACTATCGTCTGGCAGTTCGCGAAACGGCGCGGAAATGGTCCTCCGAACAGGCAAAGGCATATGGCCGCCTGCTGCGGGTGGGATTTGAAGGCATCCCTGAAGCCTATGCCCGCGTGAAGGCAAAGAAAGAGGAGCGCGTCGGGAATTCGCTCTTCCGGCTCCACAAGATCGAGCACCACTACGCCGTCTACATTGTCGTCGACGATGCAACCTTCGTCATTGCCGCAGTCCTGCACGAGCGGATGGACATTCCCGCACAGCTGCAGGCAATCGAACGATTGACCCACAGAGAGTATGAAGCGCTGATGGGACATTCTCGGCCGAAGTCTTAA
- a CDS encoding sensor histidine kinase — protein sequence MLHLAPAAMFDHYLGISRLLAGQLDFRSAIRSVAAEVAHIIPHDHLDVCVLLEGGNYHTAYETGIETAWGEIAGAPVVNSPIRSLLWGEVDFLLTDDAMTDPRFHFEGAFKRPIVEQSLRSRLHVPMKVQGTIIAALSCSSQTAGVYTMEDIERARIIADLLTPYFFALQAAEQAQRSAIVEAEARAREEGLRQGALKLTEALEQERQRIGMDLHDQTLADLTRLARRIDRLSRNGEVTPEALEPLSRSLQHCMQDLRQIIEQAKPSVLQLFGLAQAIEHHLDRSTRDTGSAIEWGLVDETHGALEQLEPTVSVALFRIAQEAINNAVRHAAPLAVTVRLEADDERLSIEISDDGTGLAKARGRIGGGIDNMKTRARLISARFTTGPGHNNRGTAVRVMLALGPHDPASGPD from the coding sequence ATGCTGCATCTCGCACCCGCGGCCATGTTCGACCACTATCTCGGCATTTCCCGGCTGCTCGCGGGCCAGCTCGATTTCCGCTCGGCCATCCGCTCCGTCGCCGCCGAGGTCGCCCACATCATCCCCCACGACCATCTCGACGTCTGCGTCCTGCTTGAAGGCGGCAACTATCACACGGCCTATGAGACGGGCATCGAGACCGCCTGGGGCGAGATCGCCGGCGCGCCTGTCGTCAACAGCCCCATCCGTTCGCTGCTTTGGGGTGAAGTGGACTTTCTGCTGACAGACGACGCGATGACCGACCCGCGTTTCCATTTCGAGGGCGCGTTCAAGCGGCCGATCGTCGAACAGTCGCTGAGGAGCCGTTTGCATGTACCGATGAAGGTGCAGGGCACGATCATCGCCGCACTCTCCTGTTCGTCGCAAACGGCGGGCGTCTATACGATGGAGGATATCGAACGCGCCCGCATCATCGCCGATCTTCTGACGCCCTATTTCTTCGCGCTGCAGGCGGCCGAACAGGCGCAACGCTCGGCGATCGTCGAGGCGGAGGCGCGCGCCCGCGAGGAGGGACTGCGTCAAGGCGCGCTGAAGCTGACCGAAGCGCTGGAGCAGGAACGTCAGCGGATCGGCATGGATCTTCACGACCAGACGCTTGCCGACCTGACGCGGCTTGCCCGCCGGATCGACAGGCTGTCGCGCAACGGAGAGGTGACGCCTGAAGCGCTGGAGCCGCTCTCCCGCTCCCTGCAGCATTGCATGCAGGATCTGCGGCAGATCATCGAGCAGGCAAAACCCTCCGTGCTCCAGCTCTTCGGCCTCGCCCAGGCGATCGAGCATCATCTCGACCGATCGACCCGCGACACGGGATCGGCCATCGAATGGGGCCTCGTCGACGAGACCCACGGCGCACTGGAGCAATTGGAACCAACCGTCAGCGTCGCGCTGTTCCGCATCGCTCAGGAAGCGATCAACAATGCAGTGCGCCATGCCGCTCCGCTCGCCGTTACGGTGCGGCTCGAGGCCGACGACGAGCGGCTGTCGATCGAAATCTCCGACGACGGCACCGGGCTCGCCAAGGCGCGCGGACGGATCGGCGGCGGCATCGACAATATGAAGACCCGGGCACGGCTGATTTCCGCGCGCTTCACGACCGGGCCAGGCCACAACAATCGCGGAACTGCGGTGCGCGTCATGCTGGCGCTCGGCCCGCATGACCCGGCGAGCGGGCCGGACTGA
- a CDS encoding ABC transporter substrate-binding protein, which translates to MTIRKMLLASAAIACAAMPVSAFADTSAKKIALSNNYAGNSWRQAMLTSWGKVTGEAVKAGVVAAADPFTTAENQATEQAAQIQNMILQGYDAIVLNAASPTALNGAVKEACDAGITVVSFDGIVTEPCAWRIAVNFKEMGRSEVEYLSKKLPQGGNLLEIRGLAGVFVDDEISAGIHDGVKQFPQFKVVGSVHGDWAQDVAQKAVAGILPSLPDIVGVVTQGGDGYGAAQAIAATDRKMPTIIMGNREDELKWWKEQKDGKGYETMSVSIAPGVSTLAFWVAQQILDGKQVKKDLVVPFLRIDQDNLETNLANTQAGGVANVEYTQADAIKVIESAK; encoded by the coding sequence ATGACAATCCGTAAGATGCTTCTGGCATCGGCCGCTATTGCTTGCGCCGCGATGCCCGTTTCCGCCTTTGCCGATACGTCGGCCAAGAAAATCGCCCTTTCCAACAATTATGCCGGCAACTCGTGGCGCCAGGCCATGCTGACGAGTTGGGGCAAGGTGACGGGAGAAGCGGTCAAGGCCGGCGTCGTTGCCGCTGCCGATCCTTTCACCACCGCCGAGAACCAGGCGACGGAGCAGGCGGCGCAGATCCAGAACATGATCCTGCAGGGCTATGACGCGATCGTGCTGAACGCGGCCTCGCCGACGGCGCTGAACGGCGCGGTCAAGGAAGCCTGCGACGCCGGCATCACCGTGGTGTCCTTCGACGGCATCGTGACCGAACCCTGCGCCTGGCGCATCGCCGTCAACTTCAAGGAAATGGGCCGCAGCGAGGTGGAGTATCTCTCGAAGAAGCTCCCCCAGGGCGGCAACCTGCTCGAGATCCGCGGCCTTGCCGGTGTCTTCGTCGATGACGAGATCTCGGCCGGCATTCACGACGGCGTCAAGCAGTTCCCGCAGTTCAAGGTCGTCGGCTCCGTTCATGGCGACTGGGCGCAGGACGTGGCGCAGAAGGCGGTTGCCGGCATCCTGCCGAGCTTGCCCGACATCGTCGGCGTGGTGACCCAGGGCGGTGACGGTTACGGTGCCGCGCAGGCAATTGCCGCGACCGACCGGAAGATGCCGACCATCATCATGGGCAACCGCGAAGACGAACTGAAGTGGTGGAAGGAGCAGAAGGACGGCAAGGGCTACGAGACCATGTCGGTGTCGATCGCGCCCGGCGTCTCCACGCTCGCCTTCTGGGTCGCCCAGCAGATCCTCGACGGCAAGCAGGTCAAGAAGGACCTCGTCGTGCCATTCCTGCGCATCGACCAGGACAATCTCGAAACGAACCTCGCCAATACCCAGGCCGGCGGCGTCGCCAACGTGGAATACACGCAGGCTGATGCAATCAAGGTCATCGAGTCGGCAAAGTAA
- a CDS encoding heme-copper oxidase subunit III family protein, translating into MAHTVATHDEANLRPSGLRGVAADFSSDQRAFKTASWGKAMMWIFLLSDTFVFGCFLIAYMTARMSTPVAWPNPSEVFALHIGGEDVPLILIAIMTFVLISSSGTMAMAVNFGYRRDRRTTAVLMLLTALLGATFVSMQAFEWTKLITEGVRPWGNPWGAAQFGSTFFMITGFHGTHVTIGVIFLIIIARKVWRGDFDVERRGFFTSRKGRYEAVEIMGLYWHFVDLVWVFIFAFFYLW; encoded by the coding sequence ATGGCACACACTGTCGCGACGCATGACGAGGCAAACCTCAGGCCGTCAGGCCTACGCGGTGTCGCCGCCGATTTCAGCTCGGATCAGCGTGCCTTCAAAACCGCCTCCTGGGGCAAGGCGATGATGTGGATCTTTCTGTTGAGCGACACCTTCGTCTTCGGCTGCTTCCTCATCGCCTATATGACCGCGCGCATGTCGACGCCGGTCGCCTGGCCCAATCCGAGCGAGGTCTTCGCGCTGCATATCGGCGGTGAGGACGTGCCGCTGATCCTGATCGCGATCATGACCTTCGTACTGATCTCGAGCAGCGGCACTATGGCGATGGCGGTTAATTTCGGCTATCGCCGCGACCGCCGTACGACTGCGGTGCTGATGCTGCTGACGGCGCTTCTCGGCGCAACCTTCGTCAGCATGCAGGCCTTCGAATGGACGAAGCTGATCACCGAAGGTGTGCGCCCCTGGGGAAACCCGTGGGGGGCCGCACAATTCGGATCGACCTTCTTCATGATCACGGGCTTTCACGGCACCCATGTCACGATCGGCGTCATCTTCCTCATCATCATCGCCCGCAAGGTCTGGCGCGGCGATTTCGACGTGGAACGGCGCGGCTTCTTCACCAGCCGGAAAGGCCGCTACGAGGCCGTCGAGATCATGGGCCTCTACTGGCACTTCGTCGACCTGGTCTGGGTCTTCATCTTCGCATTCTTCTATCTGTGGTGA
- the ctaD gene encoding cytochrome c oxidase subunit I: MVEIPSGSIPSAEVEDVELYHPHSWWTKYVFSQDAKIIAVQYSLTAISIGLVALVLSWLMRIQLAFPGYLSFIDADHYYQFITMHGMIMVIYLLTALFLGGFGNYLIPLMVGARDMVFPYANMLSYWIYLLAVLILAAGFFAPGGPTGAGWTLYPPQSVLSGTPGGKDWGILLMLISLIVFIIGFTMGGLNYVVTVLQGRARGMTLMRMPLTVWGIFTATVMALLAFPALFVACVMMLFDRLLGTSFFMPAIVEMGTQLQHGGGSPILFQHLFWFFGHPEVYIVALPAFGIVSDLISTHARKNIFGYRMMVWAIVIIGALSFVVWAHHMYVSGMHPAFGFFFATTTLIIAIPTAIKVYNWVLTLWRGDIHLTLPMLFALAFIVTFVNGGLTGLFLGNVVVDVPLSDTMFVVAHFHMVMGVAPILVIFGAIYHWYPKVTGRMLDETLGRIHFWITFLGTYAIFFPMHYLGLLGVPRRYFEMGETAFVPPSAHTLNIFITVMALIVGAGQMVFLFNLAWSLFRGREAGGNPWRATTLEWQTPQTPPTHGNWGKDLPIVYRWAYDYSVPGAAEDFIPQNVPATGGVTREAPA, encoded by the coding sequence ATGGTCGAGATTCCATCCGGCAGCATCCCCTCCGCCGAAGTCGAGGATGTCGAGCTTTATCATCCGCACAGCTGGTGGACGAAATATGTGTTCAGCCAGGATGCCAAGATCATCGCCGTGCAATATTCTCTGACCGCCATCTCGATCGGCCTTGTGGCGCTGGTGCTTTCCTGGCTGATGCGGATTCAGCTCGCCTTTCCCGGCTATCTCTCCTTCATCGATGCCGACCATTATTACCAGTTCATCACCATGCACGGCATGATCATGGTGATCTATCTCCTGACCGCGCTCTTCCTCGGCGGCTTCGGCAACTATCTCATCCCGCTGATGGTCGGCGCGCGCGACATGGTATTTCCTTACGCCAACATGCTGAGCTACTGGATCTACCTGCTTGCGGTGCTGATCCTCGCTGCCGGCTTCTTCGCTCCCGGCGGCCCGACGGGAGCCGGCTGGACGCTCTATCCCCCGCAGTCGGTTCTCTCAGGCACGCCAGGCGGTAAGGACTGGGGCATCCTCCTGATGCTGATTTCGCTGATCGTCTTCATCATCGGCTTCACCATGGGCGGGCTGAACTATGTGGTGACGGTGCTGCAAGGGCGGGCGCGGGGGATGACGCTGATGCGGATGCCGCTTACCGTCTGGGGCATCTTCACCGCGACAGTGATGGCGCTCTTGGCCTTTCCCGCACTCTTCGTCGCCTGCGTGATGATGCTGTTCGACCGCCTGCTCGGCACCAGCTTCTTCATGCCCGCCATCGTCGAGATGGGCACGCAGTTGCAGCATGGCGGTGGCAGCCCAATCCTCTTCCAGCACCTCTTCTGGTTCTTCGGTCATCCCGAGGTCTATATCGTGGCACTGCCGGCCTTCGGCATCGTCTCGGACCTGATCAGCACGCATGCGCGCAAGAACATCTTCGGTTATCGCATGATGGTCTGGGCGATCGTCATTATCGGCGCCCTGAGCTTCGTCGTCTGGGCGCACCACATGTATGTCAGCGGCATGCACCCAGCCTTCGGCTTCTTCTTCGCCACCACGACGCTGATCATCGCCATTCCGACGGCGATCAAGGTCTATAACTGGGTGCTGACGCTCTGGCGCGGCGATATCCACCTGACGCTGCCGATGCTCTTTGCGCTCGCCTTCATCGTCACCTTCGTCAATGGTGGTCTGACCGGCCTCTTCCTCGGCAATGTTGTCGTCGACGTGCCGCTGTCGGACACGATGTTCGTGGTCGCGCATTTCCACATGGTCATGGGGGTCGCGCCGATCCTCGTCATCTTTGGGGCGATCTATCACTGGTATCCGAAGGTGACGGGGCGCATGCTGGACGAGACGCTCGGCCGGATCCACTTCTGGATCACCTTCCTCGGCACCTATGCGATCTTCTTCCCGATGCATTATCTCGGCCTGCTTGGCGTGCCGCGCCGCTATTTCGAGATGGGGGAGACAGCCTTCGTTCCGCCTTCGGCCCATACGCTGAATATCTTCATCACCGTTATGGCGCTCATCGTCGGGGCAGGGCAGATGGTTTTCCTGTTCAATCTCGCCTGGAGCCTTTTCCGGGGCAGGGAGGCCGGTGGCAATCCATGGCGGGCAACGACGCTCGAATGGCAGACGCCTCAGACGCCGCCGACGCATGGCAACTGGGGCAAGGATCTGCCCATTGTTTACCGCTGGGCCTATGACTACAGCGTGCCGGGGGCGGCGGAGGATTTCATTCCGCAGAATGTGCCGGCAACGGGCGGCGTCACCCGGGAGGCTCCGGCATGA
- a CDS encoding dienelactone hydrolase family protein, protein MAEILLFHHAQGLTPGVRAFADALRAGGHVVHTPDLFEGRTFPSIDEGLAYIGEIGFDAMRERGVGVADKLPAALVYAGFSFGVLPAQKLAQTRPGARGALLFYSCLPISGEWAFGPWPDGVAVQIHGMDNDPIFVGEGDIDAAREIVEKVEDAELFLYPGDQHYFADSSLPSYDADATALLTTRVLGFLDRTLINQPTR, encoded by the coding sequence ATGGCTGAGATCTTGTTGTTCCATCACGCGCAGGGGCTGACGCCAGGTGTGCGCGCCTTCGCCGATGCCTTGCGGGCCGGCGGCCACGTCGTGCATACGCCCGATCTCTTCGAGGGGCGCACATTCCCAAGCATCGACGAGGGGCTTGCCTATATCGGTGAGATTGGATTCGACGCCATGAGAGAGCGCGGCGTCGGCGTTGCCGACAAGCTGCCTGCTGCGCTTGTCTATGCCGGGTTTTCATTCGGCGTGCTGCCGGCACAGAAGCTGGCGCAGACGCGGCCCGGTGCGCGCGGGGCTCTACTCTTCTATTCCTGCCTGCCGATCAGTGGCGAATGGGCCTTCGGGCCCTGGCCGGACGGCGTCGCAGTCCAGATCCACGGAATGGACAACGACCCGATTTTCGTCGGCGAGGGCGATATCGATGCCGCCCGCGAGATCGTCGAGAAAGTCGAAGATGCGGAGCTTTTTCTGTACCCCGGCGATCAGCACTATTTCGCCGACAGCTCGCTGCCGTCCTATGATGCGGATGCGACCGCGCTGCTGACGACGCGGGTGCTTGGCTTCCTGGATCGCACGTTGATCAATCAGCCGACGCGATGA
- a CDS encoding MFS transporter, with amino-acid sequence MLLFVGTVCNSMIAPFMGFFIVDGLKQPPWTISLYAGALSCLAITVNRQFARRIDRGESAFALIGIALGGYLLANLALSTVPSLWAALTFGVVGFGLSTSAVSTMFSLGAALAERHQIERNRLNAFMRATTSTAWMVGPAVSFLVADQMGKIAVFRFCLLLGLVWLALWLWVKPQNATAKPKENVLENHQGGSANPGLWLAATFVFCLSSAHSLTFSTLPLFYIKEVGLPGYAPGTAFTVKTFVEVLAIFSTPLLIARFGIRKSLMATTLLAVVAIQVLASVQTFPQMLVGAAMEGLYYGLYASMGISFVQSYAGGRPARATAIYWNTLMISGVLAGPAVGLIAQAYGFRTVLQVASSVALFAAVVLLLGTRQSRILTSSPP; translated from the coding sequence ATGCTTCTGTTCGTCGGAACAGTCTGCAACTCGATGATCGCACCATTCATGGGGTTCTTTATCGTCGATGGCTTGAAGCAGCCTCCATGGACAATCAGCCTCTATGCGGGCGCTCTCTCGTGCCTTGCAATCACCGTCAATCGTCAATTTGCAAGGCGTATTGACCGCGGCGAAAGTGCCTTTGCGCTGATCGGGATCGCCTTGGGCGGCTACCTGCTGGCGAACCTCGCTCTGTCAACGGTTCCGTCTCTGTGGGCGGCGCTGACATTCGGCGTCGTCGGGTTCGGACTGAGCACCAGCGCAGTCTCGACAATGTTCAGCCTCGGGGCAGCTTTGGCCGAACGACACCAGATCGAGCGGAACCGGCTGAACGCCTTCATGCGCGCCACGACATCCACGGCCTGGATGGTCGGACCAGCGGTATCCTTTCTCGTTGCGGACCAAATGGGCAAGATCGCAGTTTTCAGGTTCTGCCTGTTGCTCGGGCTTGTATGGCTGGCACTTTGGTTGTGGGTCAAGCCGCAGAATGCTACGGCCAAGCCCAAGGAAAACGTCCTCGAAAACCACCAAGGCGGCAGCGCAAATCCCGGCCTTTGGCTTGCCGCAACATTTGTGTTCTGCCTGTCGTCCGCCCACTCTCTGACGTTTTCGACCTTGCCTCTCTTCTATATCAAGGAGGTTGGCCTGCCCGGCTATGCGCCTGGGACAGCCTTCACCGTAAAAACCTTTGTCGAAGTCCTCGCTATTTTTTCGACCCCGCTTCTCATCGCCCGGTTTGGGATTCGGAAATCCCTGATGGCCACAACGCTGTTGGCCGTCGTCGCCATCCAGGTTCTGGCTTCGGTCCAAACCTTTCCACAGATGTTGGTCGGCGCGGCAATGGAGGGGCTGTACTACGGGCTTTATGCAAGTATGGGCATCAGTTTTGTCCAGTCCTATGCCGGAGGTCGGCCGGCGCGTGCGACGGCAATTTACTGGAACACGTTGATGATCAGCGGCGTATTGGCAGGTCCGGCCGTGGGATTGATCGCACAGGCCTATGGCTTTCGGACCGTGCTTCAAGTTGCTTCCTCCGTCGCCCTCTTCGCCGCCGTCGTTCTGTTGCTCGGCACCCGCCAATCCAGAATTTTGACCTCGTCTCCGCCTTGA
- a CDS encoding WGR domain-containing protein translates to MDAKADIMLLYRIVTSRNMARFYRLSIQPNLFGGSSLLRNWGRIGTEGRLRVELFDTAEEAAIAYERMAGRKLRRGYRCEGAADAMQGTVHAARHEDR, encoded by the coding sequence ATGGATGCAAAAGCCGACATCATGCTGCTCTACCGGATCGTTACGTCTCGGAACATGGCGCGCTTCTATCGCCTGTCGATCCAGCCGAATTTGTTCGGTGGCAGTTCTCTCCTGCGCAACTGGGGCCGGATCGGGACCGAGGGTCGGCTGAGAGTGGAACTGTTCGATACGGCCGAGGAGGCTGCGATTGCCTATGAGCGCATGGCCGGCCGCAAGTTGCGTCGCGGCTATCGGTGCGAGGGTGCAGCCGACGCCATGCAAGGGACCGTTCACGCTGCGCGACACGAAGACCGCTGA
- a CDS encoding cytochrome c oxidase subunit 3 — MSIVLIFLAAIAAIMIWWLSGQRLTSKPWLETGSVQMPVHAGDERPSVPAVKVGLFIFLGVVGALFSLAVSAYFMRAASADWWGMPVPRLLWVNTAALALSSGALQWAKREAQHGRMEALRPALVAALALAVFFLAGQVQAWRELVAAGYVLADNPANSFFYMLTGLHGLHILGGLAVLAHTTARAFAADVAPERLRLSVDLSAIYSHFMLAVWLLLFALFAGWANDFVDLCRTLLN; from the coding sequence ATGAGCATCGTCCTGATCTTTCTGGCCGCGATCGCCGCAATCATGATCTGGTGGCTCTCCGGGCAGCGGCTGACGTCCAAGCCCTGGCTGGAGACCGGATCCGTGCAGATGCCGGTGCATGCCGGCGATGAGCGACCGTCCGTGCCGGCCGTGAAGGTCGGCCTCTTCATCTTTCTCGGTGTCGTCGGCGCGCTCTTCAGCCTTGCCGTCAGCGCCTATTTCATGCGTGCGGCCTCGGCCGACTGGTGGGGGATGCCGGTTCCGCGATTGCTCTGGGTGAATACCGCGGCGCTTGCGCTTAGCAGCGGGGCGCTGCAATGGGCCAAACGCGAAGCGCAGCACGGCCGCATGGAAGCGCTGCGGCCGGCGCTCGTCGCCGCGCTTGCCCTTGCCGTCTTCTTTCTCGCCGGGCAGGTTCAGGCATGGCGGGAACTCGTGGCCGCCGGCTATGTGCTCGCCGACAACCCCGCCAACAGCTTCTTCTACATGCTGACCGGCCTGCATGGCCTTCATATTCTCGGTGGGCTTGCCGTGCTCGCGCACACGACGGCCAGGGCCTTCGCTGCCGATGTCGCGCCGGAGAGGCTTCGGCTCAGCGTCGATCTCTCGGCCATTTATTCGCATTTCATGCTCGCCGTCTGGCTGCTGCTCTTCGCGCTCTTTGCCGGCTGGGCCAACGATTTCGTCGATCTCTGCCGCACATTGTTGAATTAG
- a CDS encoding response regulator transcription factor, translating to MKVLIVEDDPLHRSYLHEAVNAALPECDTVIEAENGTVGEKLARDHKSAHIVMDLQMANRNGIEAARTIWKERPETRILFWSNYSDEAYVRGVSRIVPDGAAYGYVLKSASDERLKLALRSIFIESQCVIDREVRGLQQKSLGQTNGFTDSEYEILVDIALGLTDRAIAKRRGLSLRSVQNRLQQLYDKLDVYQSAGDDHEDGRFNLRARAVTVAFLRKLLNYSALERAEAELQEWLDGK from the coding sequence ATGAAGGTTCTGATCGTCGAGGACGACCCGCTGCACCGGTCCTATCTGCACGAGGCTGTCAATGCGGCGCTGCCGGAATGCGACACGGTGATCGAGGCGGAAAACGGAACCGTCGGCGAAAAGCTCGCCCGTGACCACAAGTCCGCCCATATCGTCATGGACCTGCAGATGGCAAACCGCAACGGCATCGAGGCGGCGCGCACCATCTGGAAGGAACGGCCGGAAACCCGCATCCTGTTCTGGTCGAATTATTCGGACGAGGCCTATGTGCGCGGCGTCTCGCGCATCGTGCCGGATGGCGCAGCCTATGGCTATGTGCTGAAATCCGCCTCCGACGAGCGGCTGAAGCTTGCGCTGCGCTCGATCTTCATCGAGAGCCAGTGCGTCATCGACCGCGAAGTGCGAGGCCTGCAGCAGAAGAGCCTCGGCCAGACGAACGGTTTCACCGATTCCGAATACGAGATCCTCGTTGATATCGCGCTCGGCCTCACCGACCGGGCAATCGCCAAGCGCCGGGGCCTATCGCTACGCAGCGTACAGAACCGTTTGCAGCAGCTCTACGACAAGCTGGATGTCTACCAGAGCGCCGGCGACGACCACGAAGACGGCCGCTTCAATCTCCGCGCCCGCGCCGTGACCGTCGCTTTCCTGCGCAAACTCCTGAACTACAGCGCTCTGGAGCGGGCCGAGGCCGAGTTGCAGGAATGGCTGGATGGAAAGTAG
- a CDS encoding cytochrome C oxidase subunit IV family protein, translating to MSETTAHAEVQTTHAQAHTGQQHPIGLYFLVWGLLFVLSAFSYMVDYLGIQGYLRWTLILLFMMLKAGLIVAVFMHMAWERLALVYAILLPPLLVLVFVALMVSEADYTILTRLAFFGGAP from the coding sequence ATGAGCGAGACAACGGCGCATGCAGAAGTCCAAACAACGCATGCACAGGCACATACCGGACAGCAGCACCCGATCGGGCTCTATTTCCTCGTCTGGGGCCTGCTCTTCGTGCTCAGCGCCTTTTCCTACATGGTCGATTACCTCGGCATCCAGGGCTATCTCAGATGGACGCTGATCCTCCTGTTCATGATGCTGAAGGCCGGCCTCATCGTCGCCGTCTTCATGCACATGGCCTGGGAACGCCTGGCGCTGGTCTATGCCATCCTGCTGCCGCCGCTCTTGGTGCTGGTCTTCGTGGCGCTGATGGTATCGGAAGCGGATTACACGATCCTCACCCGGCTCGCCTTCTTTGGTGGTGCGCCCTAG
- a CDS encoding glutathione S-transferase family protein → MLTLHDYLPSQNGWKARVLFGLLDIPYQARLLSIFEGEARTDAFFALNPAGGIPVLELEDGRTIAESNAILAYLAEGTRFLPADLYQRAKVMQWLFFEQYHVEPVIGTLRFWTLTGRLELNAAMAEAKRAAGLRALAALERGLKGTPYLVGEEFSIADLAVYAYAHRASDCGFVVTDYPAVAAWFDRVRDVIGPGYPIYLYSDDPHSAI, encoded by the coding sequence ATGCTCACGCTTCACGATTATCTCCCGTCGCAGAATGGCTGGAAGGCCAGGGTCCTGTTCGGGCTGCTGGACATTCCGTATCAAGCCCGCTTGCTATCGATTTTCGAAGGCGAGGCCCGCACCGATGCCTTTTTCGCCCTCAATCCGGCAGGAGGCATTCCGGTTTTGGAACTGGAGGATGGGCGGACGATCGCAGAGTCCAATGCTATCCTCGCCTATCTGGCCGAGGGCACCCGGTTTCTGCCGGCGGATCTCTATCAACGCGCTAAGGTCATGCAGTGGCTGTTCTTCGAGCAGTATCACGTCGAGCCGGTCATCGGCACGCTGCGTTTCTGGACGTTGACGGGGCGCCTCGAACTGAACGCAGCGATGGCCGAAGCCAAACGTGCGGCCGGGCTCCGCGCCCTTGCCGCACTGGAACGCGGGTTGAAGGGCACGCCGTATCTGGTTGGAGAGGAGTTTTCGATCGCGGACTTGGCGGTTTACGCCTATGCCCATCGGGCATCAGATTGCGGCTTCGTCGTAACCGATTATCCGGCAGTTGCGGCGTGGTTCGATCGCGTGCGGGACGTTATCGGTCCCGGCTATCCGATCTATCTCTACAGCGACGACCCTCATTCAGCCATCTGA